The following coding sequences lie in one Calidithermus timidus DSM 17022 genomic window:
- a CDS encoding ribonuclease HII gives MDVPEADWWAVGLHVGGVDEAGRGALAGPVVAAAVILPPGRYPFRDSKTLSPRQRQHLEAQVRWVALAWGVGLAEPHEIDAVGILQATHLAAARALEQLTPPPQALITDYLHLSIPLPLRAPAKADRDSPTVAAASILAKVARDRLMLEFDELYPHYGFARHKGYGTADHLEALARHGPCPLHRKSFSPVAQARLFGTRSSGRNEPDFI, from the coding sequence ATGGACGTTCCGGAAGCCGACTGGTGGGCGGTGGGGTTGCATGTCGGAGGTGTGGATGAAGCCGGGCGCGGAGCCCTAGCGGGGCCGGTGGTGGCCGCGGCGGTGATCCTGCCACCGGGCAGGTATCCCTTTCGCGATTCCAAGACCCTCTCCCCCCGGCAGCGTCAGCACCTCGAGGCCCAGGTCCGGTGGGTGGCCTTGGCCTGGGGGGTGGGACTGGCCGAGCCCCACGAGATCGATGCCGTGGGCATTCTACAGGCTACCCACCTGGCCGCCGCGCGAGCCCTCGAGCAGCTTACCCCCCCACCCCAGGCCCTCATCACCGATTACCTGCACCTCTCGATCCCCTTGCCGCTGCGGGCTCCCGCCAAGGCCGACCGGGACTCCCCTACCGTGGCGGCAGCCAGCATCCTGGCCAAAGTAGCCCGCGACCGGCTGATGCTCGAGTTCGACGAACTCTATCCCCACTACGGCTTCGCCCGCCACAAGGGCTATGGCACCGCCGATCACCTCGAGGCCCTCGCCCGGCACGGCCCCTGCCCGCTTCACCGCAAAAGCTTTTCCCCGGTAGCCCAAGCAAGGCTGTTTGGCACACGAAGCTCAGGGAGAAATGAGCCAGATTTCATCTGA
- a CDS encoding Crp/Fnr family transcriptional regulator, with amino-acid sequence MIPELAGISDEARAELEQIFHPYTARRGGYLCYPEDEAMTLYYVKEGWVRLFQLGGKEEEITLTVVGQGEIFGEAALFTGHKYGVFAEPLVDCELLTAAREDLARVASRFPDTQRALLIMLIRRLHRAEERLRDLRFKEVLPRLAKTLLEVMQKGEEGLEIVLTHQDLAHIIGSTRETVSKVLADLALEDVLELGYRRILVLKPQALQEISR; translated from the coding sequence ATGATTCCGGAGTTAGCGGGCATCAGCGACGAGGCCCGTGCCGAACTCGAGCAGATCTTCCACCCCTACACCGCCCGCCGGGGAGGGTATTTGTGTTATCCCGAGGACGAGGCGATGACCTTGTACTACGTCAAGGAGGGCTGGGTCCGACTGTTCCAGCTTGGGGGCAAGGAGGAGGAGATCACCCTCACCGTGGTGGGGCAGGGAGAGATCTTCGGCGAGGCGGCGTTGTTCACCGGGCACAAGTATGGGGTCTTCGCCGAGCCTTTGGTCGACTGCGAACTGCTCACCGCCGCGCGTGAAGACCTCGCGCGCGTGGCTAGCCGCTTCCCCGACACCCAGCGGGCGCTTTTGATCATGCTGATCCGCCGGCTACACCGGGCCGAGGAGCGCCTACGCGACCTGCGCTTTAAGGAGGTATTGCCACGTCTGGCCAAGACGCTGCTCGAGGTCATGCAGAAGGGTGAGGAGGGGCTGGAGATCGTGCTCACCCATCAGGACTTGGCCCACATCATCGGCTCGACCCGTGAGACGGTGAGCAAGGTGCTGGCCGACTTGGCTTTGGAGGATGTGCTCGAGCTGGGCTACCGTCGGATCCTGGTGCTCAAGCCGCAGGCTTTGCAGGAGATCTCGAGGTGA
- a CDS encoding glycerate kinase type-2 family protein, translated as MRQKLLESFRFALEATHPYHLTRQALPQTPPTHVLALGKAAFPMLKAVSDAYGRVPGLGVTRYGHLEPGVHLPGIELLEAGHPVPDEQSLLAGERVLEFVGRLHPSDHLLVLISGGGSALVSAPWGVSSEEKQALSRALLASGADIREVNAVRKHLSRLKGGRLAAATRARVSSLLLSDVPGDDPSVIASGPTVPDPSTFAQALEVLERYGIESPARGHLERGARGELPETPKPGDPLFARVENRLIGAARHLLAAARAYWEGQGYPVLTLCDRFVGEARELARFHAAMVQSIREAGQPVAPPVVLLSGGEAGVTVRGLGKGGRNQEFLLWLAYCLDEGGVWAMACDSDGIDGNTEAAGAVIHPELLHGSRRLEAKERLANNDAYGFFKAHGGLVISGPTQNNLNDYRVIVVE; from the coding sequence ATGCGCCAGAAGCTGCTCGAGTCCTTCCGCTTCGCCCTGGAGGCCACCCACCCCTACCACCTGACCCGCCAGGCACTGCCCCAGACCCCGCCCACCCACGTGCTGGCGCTGGGGAAGGCGGCCTTCCCGATGCTCAAGGCTGTCAGCGACGCCTACGGGAGGGTGCCCGGCCTGGGCGTCACGCGTTACGGGCACCTCGAGCCCGGTGTCCACTTGCCAGGAATCGAGTTGCTCGAGGCGGGCCACCCGGTGCCCGACGAGCAGAGCCTGCTTGCGGGGGAACGGGTGCTCGAGTTCGTAGGGCGGCTCCACCCTTCCGACCACCTGCTGGTGCTGATCTCGGGCGGCGGGAGCGCTTTGGTGAGTGCTCCTTGGGGCGTTTCGAGCGAGGAGAAGCAGGCGCTCAGCCGGGCCCTGCTGGCCTCAGGGGCCGACATCCGGGAGGTCAACGCGGTGCGCAAGCACCTCTCGAGGCTCAAGGGTGGGCGGCTGGCGGCGGCTACCCGGGCGCGCGTCAGTAGCCTGCTCCTTTCCGACGTGCCCGGCGACGATCCTTCGGTGATCGCCTCCGGGCCCACCGTGCCCGACCCCAGCACCTTCGCCCAAGCCCTCGAGGTGCTGGAACGCTACGGCATCGAGAGCCCGGCGCGGGGACACCTCGAGCGCGGCGCACGCGGCGAGCTGCCCGAGACCCCTAAGCCCGGCGATCCCCTCTTCGCGCGGGTGGAGAACCGGCTCATCGGGGCGGCGCGGCACCTGTTGGCGGCGGCCCGCGCCTACTGGGAGGGGCAGGGCTACCCCGTGCTGACCCTCTGCGACCGCTTCGTGGGCGAGGCCCGCGAACTGGCCCGCTTCCACGCGGCGATGGTGCAGAGCATTCGCGAGGCGGGGCAACCGGTCGCTCCACCTGTAGTGTTGCTCTCCGGTGGCGAGGCCGGGGTGACGGTCAGGGGCTTGGGCAAAGGGGGGCGCAACCAGGAGTTTTTGCTGTGGCTGGCCTACTGCCTGGACGAGGGTGGAGTGTGGGCCATGGCCTGCGACTCCGATGGCATCGACGGCAACACCGAGGCGGCGGGAGCGGTGATTCATCCGGAGCTTTTGCATGGAAGCCGACGCCTCGAGGCCAAAGAGCGCCTCGCCAACAACGATGCCTACGGATTCTTCAAGGCCCACGGCGGCTTGGTGATCAGCGGGCCCACCCAGAACAACCTCAACGATTACCGGGTGATCGTCGTCGAGTAG
- a CDS encoding MFS transporter, translated as MLRLGSQEPLRSLRLSVWEGALAILFINWSTGVVVTGYALWLGASPAALAVLGAIPLLSQLAAPFALMFKGQRKPYTILLAGWGRALFALVLLVPLLPEPLRIPAFLLIAALSQLVVAPVNVLWTSWMADLVPPRERGRYFGFRNAVLGLVGTVGNLSAGAFIDAMPDPWGFLIVLGLGVLLGIMASQVLRWQHEPPHVSSSASGSLRTALSDRVFLGFLGFIGLWWMAVMVGGPFAFPYFLQYAKLNFTEVGLWTLISASCGLLFGPLWGRFADRYGHGVVLVWTGLVGSIVLPGLWLLGGPGHTFPIWLAAVADALCWSGLGAAQTNAALQQAPAVHRGAYLAVFGIVVGVCGMLGSALGGALGSLHLGPSPYHLPIAASIVLRTLAVGYLLWLRRADGR; from the coding sequence ATGCTCCGACTCGGAAGCCAAGAACCCCTGCGCTCGCTGCGCCTCTCGGTCTGGGAGGGTGCGCTGGCGATCTTGTTCATCAACTGGAGTACCGGGGTGGTGGTCACCGGCTATGCCCTGTGGCTGGGGGCTAGCCCCGCCGCCTTGGCGGTGCTGGGGGCCATCCCCTTGCTCAGCCAGTTGGCTGCGCCCTTCGCCCTGATGTTCAAAGGCCAGCGCAAACCCTACACCATTTTGCTCGCCGGTTGGGGGCGGGCCCTCTTTGCCCTGGTGCTGCTGGTGCCCCTGCTTCCCGAGCCCCTGCGCATTCCCGCCTTTTTGCTCATCGCGGCGCTGAGCCAGCTGGTGGTCGCCCCGGTCAATGTGCTGTGGACGAGCTGGATGGCCGACCTGGTGCCCCCCAGGGAGCGAGGGCGCTACTTCGGCTTTCGCAACGCGGTACTGGGGCTGGTGGGCACGGTGGGCAACCTCAGCGCGGGGGCCTTCATCGACGCCATGCCCGATCCCTGGGGCTTCCTGATCGTGCTGGGGCTGGGGGTATTGCTCGGGATCATGGCTTCGCAGGTGCTGCGCTGGCAGCACGAACCGCCCCACGTGAGCTCGAGCGCCTCCGGTTCGCTACGCACGGCTCTGAGCGACCGCGTTTTCCTGGGGTTTTTGGGCTTCATCGGCTTGTGGTGGATGGCGGTGATGGTGGGAGGTCCCTTCGCCTTCCCTTACTTTCTACAATACGCCAAACTCAACTTCACCGAAGTGGGCCTGTGGACGCTTATCTCGGCTTCCTGCGGCCTGCTGTTCGGCCCGCTGTGGGGCCGCTTCGCCGATCGCTACGGGCATGGGGTGGTGCTGGTCTGGACCGGACTGGTGGGTTCTATCGTGCTGCCGGGGCTGTGGCTGTTGGGGGGGCCGGGGCACACCTTTCCCATCTGGCTCGCCGCCGTGGCCGACGCGCTGTGCTGGAGCGGCTTGGGGGCTGCCCAGACCAACGCGGCCCTGCAACAAGCTCCCGCCGTCCACCGGGGTGCATACCTGGCGGTGTTCGGCATCGTGGTGGGGGTGTGCGGGATGCTGGGCTCAGCCCTGGGCGGAGCGCTGGGCAGCTTGCACCTGGGCCCTAGCCCCTACCACCTTCCCATCGCAGCTTCCATCGTGCTCAGGACGCTGGCGGTGGGGTATTTGCTGTGGCTGAGAAGGGCTGATGGTCGATAG
- a CDS encoding DUF4384 domain-containing protein — translation MKTLVRIFLALSLLGLLSACTIYLRSSSLSLGFRGSFDLSPIPIITRLEPDRGTGASYRPGERIRFVISLTQAGYVTLVSTEASGYSNTLGTYYLEAGTTLLPPPGQGADYYLVDPGSPYGLERIRAIYTNTQPRGYLSIRGTFSNDEFNNQIRIYFERNLAQIRDVAESYFYVSP, via the coding sequence ATGAAAACGCTCGTTCGTATCTTTCTTGCGCTATCGCTGCTGGGTCTGCTGTCGGCCTGCACCATTTACCTTCGCTCCAGCAGCCTCAGCCTTGGCTTTCGCGGAAGCTTCGACCTGAGCCCAATCCCCATCATCACCCGCCTCGAGCCCGACCGGGGTACCGGCGCCAGCTACCGCCCCGGCGAGCGCATCCGCTTCGTGATCAGCCTGACCCAAGCGGGTTACGTCACCCTGGTCAGCACCGAGGCCAGTGGCTACAGCAACACCCTGGGCACCTACTACCTCGAGGCCGGAACCACCCTGCTCCCCCCACCCGGACAGGGGGCGGATTACTACCTCGTCGATCCCGGCTCGCCCTATGGGCTCGAGCGCATCCGCGCCATCTATACCAACACCCAGCCCAGGGGGTATCTGAGCATCCGGGGCACCTTCAGCAATGACGAGTTCAACAACCAAATCCGCATCTACTTCGAGCGCAACCTGGCCCAGATCCGCGACGTAGCCGAGTCGTACTTTTACGTCAGCCCCTGA
- the bshC gene encoding bacillithiol biosynthesis cysteine-adding enzyme BshC — protein MSEITRFLPYGLADLPRLLEQPRAADRPALSAGLLAYLKRLGAPREALEAARRLAHPNSRVIVTGQQAGLLTGPGFTFYKAHTALALAKEYDRPDRPVVAVFWVASQDHDTDEVRSVRMLGFDEQVHTLSLELPHARPTGRIPFAPHVAAVCGLLERLKGVTSVQRRVCVALKGEWTYAEVFARLMLEFLGYEGLVLLDPMAPELAPLFAGALRRELSDPLASSVAINQAAEAMRAQGLHPVLGRGEAATNLFLEGEDGQRRLLRYREGYFDDGRRCYSRADLEALLEDDPSRLTPAAGLRPVLQDAVLPTAAFVVGPGELKYVAELGGVYRLHGLEPPAVVRRLSAVVLEPPVRRILEKYGLDAWAFQDDPETRFLEVLAKDDARVAAIEQALGRIRDEFERLRSHLLEAPLQRPTHRAQVRIAHELERLRHIVLQTELRREGIAHNQFERLRLHLTPDGVPQERVYPFLMYLLKHGEVPLRALKQASSTGRAILEI, from the coding sequence ATGTCCGAGATCACGCGCTTTCTCCCCTACGGCCTGGCCGATTTGCCGCGCCTGCTGGAGCAGCCCCGCGCAGCAGATCGCCCAGCGCTCTCGGCGGGGCTGCTGGCTTACCTGAAGCGACTGGGGGCCCCGCGTGAGGCGCTCGAGGCCGCCCGTAGGCTGGCCCATCCCAACAGCCGCGTCATCGTGACCGGGCAGCAGGCCGGGCTGCTCACCGGCCCCGGCTTCACCTTTTACAAGGCTCACACCGCTTTGGCCCTCGCCAAAGAGTACGACCGCCCCGACCGACCGGTGGTGGCCGTGTTCTGGGTGGCCTCGCAGGATCACGACACCGACGAGGTGCGTAGCGTGCGGATGCTCGGCTTCGACGAGCAGGTGCATACGCTGAGCCTCGAGCTGCCCCACGCCCGCCCCACCGGGCGCATTCCCTTCGCGCCGCATGTCGCCGCCGTGTGTGGGCTGCTCGAGCGCCTCAAGGGGGTGACCTCGGTGCAGCGGCGCGTTTGCGTAGCCCTCAAGGGGGAGTGGACCTATGCCGAGGTCTTCGCGCGGTTGATGCTGGAGTTCTTGGGCTATGAAGGCTTGGTGCTGCTCGACCCCATGGCCCCCGAGCTGGCGCCTTTGTTTGCCGGGGCGCTGCGACGGGAACTGAGCGACCCGCTGGCCTCCTCTGTGGCCATCAACCAGGCCGCCGAGGCCATGCGCGCGCAGGGGTTGCACCCGGTGCTGGGGCGGGGTGAGGCCGCCACCAACCTGTTTCTCGAGGGTGAGGACGGTCAGCGCCGCCTGCTGCGCTACCGCGAGGGATACTTCGACGACGGGCGGCGATGTTACAGCCGCGCCGACCTCGAGGCCCTGCTGGAGGACGACCCCTCCCGCCTGACCCCTGCCGCTGGGCTGCGCCCGGTGCTGCAGGACGCGGTGCTGCCCACCGCCGCCTTCGTGGTGGGGCCGGGCGAGCTGAAGTACGTGGCCGAGCTGGGCGGAGTCTACCGGCTGCACGGCCTCGAGCCCCCCGCCGTGGTCCGACGCCTGAGCGCGGTGGTGCTCGAGCCCCCCGTCAGGCGCATCCTGGAGAAGTACGGCCTCGATGCGTGGGCTTTTCAGGACGACCCCGAGACGCGTTTCCTGGAAGTTCTGGCTAAAGACGACGCCCGCGTGGCCGCCATCGAGCAAGCCCTGGGCCGCATCCGGGACGAATTCGAGCGGCTGAGGTCCCACCTCCTTGAAGCTCCTCTCCAGCGCCCCACCCACCGCGCCCAAGTGCGCATCGCTCACGAGCTCGAGCGGCTCAGGCACATCGTGCTGCAGACCGAACTGCGCCGTGAGGGCATCGCCCACAACCAGTTCGAGCGGCTGCGCTTGCACCTCACCCCCGACGGCGTGCCTCAGGAGCGGGTTTACCCTTTTCTGATGTACTTGCTCAAACACGGGGAAGTTCCCTTGAGGGCCTTGAAGCAAGCTTCATCCACCGGACGGGCGATCTTGGAGATCTAG
- a CDS encoding diacylglycerol/lipid kinase family protein, whose product MAPSSITVILNPAAGRGRVGRMASQLEAALREVAGEKPLRLLHTQAPGNGVILAREAPAGSRVVAVGGDGTVHEVIRGIAHSDRSLGVVPIGSGNDFARMVGLHGLSLEHSLRVALGDKTQAFDLGEVNGEAFGASVGIGFDAQVAHKALSAPTFLRGMPRYLYSLFAVLRELKLPELTLEAEGKVLFQGRALLSALMNARTYGGGIPITPGASPHDGLLSVLVAGEFSKIGVLGILPRLLAGKHLGHPHVYEFSGRSFTVRYDRATPAHADGELLQTHSTYEVRIHPAALRVAVP is encoded by the coding sequence ATGGCTCCCTCCTCCATCACCGTCATCCTCAATCCTGCCGCTGGTCGGGGGCGGGTGGGGCGCATGGCCTCCCAGCTCGAGGCCGCCCTGCGCGAGGTGGCCGGCGAAAAGCCGCTGAGACTGCTGCACACCCAGGCCCCCGGCAATGGGGTGATCCTGGCCCGGGAAGCCCCCGCCGGAAGCCGGGTGGTGGCGGTGGGCGGGGACGGCACGGTTCACGAGGTGATCCGGGGTATCGCCCACAGCGACAGAAGCTTGGGGGTGGTGCCCATCGGCAGCGGCAACGACTTCGCCCGCATGGTTGGCCTGCACGGGCTGAGCCTCGAGCACAGCCTGAGGGTAGCCTTGGGCGACAAGACCCAGGCTTTCGACCTGGGCGAGGTCAACGGCGAAGCCTTTGGAGCCAGTGTGGGTATCGGCTTCGACGCCCAGGTGGCCCACAAGGCCCTTTCGGCCCCCACCTTTTTGCGCGGGATGCCCCGCTACCTCTACTCCCTCTTCGCCGTGCTGCGCGAGCTGAAGCTGCCGGAGTTGACGCTCGAGGCCGAGGGAAAGGTCCTCTTCCAGGGCCGGGCCCTGCTCTCGGCCCTGATGAATGCCCGTACTTACGGCGGAGGCATCCCCATCACGCCCGGAGCCTCCCCTCACGACGGGCTTTTGAGCGTGTTGGTAGCGGGCGAGTTCTCCAAAATCGGGGTGCTGGGCATCCTGCCCCGCCTGTTGGCCGGAAAGCACCTGGGACATCCCCACGTCTACGAGTTCAGCGGCAGAAGCTTCACCGTGCGCTACGACCGCGCAACCCCCGCCCACGCCGACGGAGAGCTGTTGCAGACCCACAGCACCTACGAAGTGCGCATCCACCCCGCTGCGCTGCGGGTGGCGGTGCCTTGA
- a CDS encoding GNAT family N-acetyltransferase — MIRPVARKDMPQILELLRWMDEDPSRRVLAPEARQEEGLSWEILGMSGDGDTAWVLDKDDKVQGYLALHPLDDEMALEGPLLLKPDDGLLKAAIAEAKRQGCRTLLAFPDEANKPLRAMLEAAGFAPQHTTYFYSIGPTNLSYPPPKGVKIVLAEPVNPEHYREVYRKCEDGWSQRLGWEDDELEAYFADPEVSLFMAYQGNKPVGMVELEMDEDEAEIAYIGTIPEARGRGIGRAMLGLAAGEAFKHGAKLLRVRAHDHEKAAQELYRSLGFALEEVVVTYALDLD; from the coding sequence ATGATCCGTCCGGTTGCGCGAAAGGATATGCCTCAGATCCTCGAGCTGCTGCGCTGGATGGACGAGGACCCATCCAGGCGCGTGCTGGCTCCCGAGGCGCGGCAAGAGGAAGGGCTCTCCTGGGAGATCCTGGGGATGTCCGGAGATGGCGACACGGCCTGGGTGCTCGACAAAGACGACAAAGTGCAGGGCTACCTAGCGCTGCACCCCCTCGACGATGAGATGGCCCTGGAAGGCCCGCTGCTGCTCAAGCCCGACGATGGCCTGCTCAAAGCCGCCATCGCCGAGGCCAAGAGGCAAGGCTGCCGCACCCTGCTGGCCTTCCCCGACGAAGCCAACAAACCCCTGCGGGCCATGCTCGAGGCGGCGGGCTTCGCCCCCCAGCACACCACCTACTTCTACAGCATCGGCCCCACCAACCTCTCCTACCCGCCCCCCAAGGGTGTGAAGATCGTCCTGGCCGAGCCGGTGAACCCCGAGCACTACCGTGAGGTTTACAGGAAATGCGAGGACGGCTGGAGCCAGCGCCTGGGTTGGGAAGACGACGAGCTCGAGGCCTACTTCGCCGACCCCGAGGTCAGCTTGTTCATGGCCTACCAGGGCAACAAGCCCGTGGGGATGGTAGAGCTCGAGATGGACGAGGACGAGGCCGAAATCGCCTACATCGGCACCATCCCCGAGGCCAGGGGAAGGGGAATTGGCCGGGCCATGCTGGGCCTAGCCGCCGGCGAGGCTTTCAAGCACGGAGCCAAGCTGCTGCGGGTGCGGGCCCACGACCACGAGAAGGCCGCCCAGGAGCTCTACCGCAGCCTGGGCTTCGCGCTGGAGGAAGTGGTGGTGACCTACGCGCTGGATTTGGACTGA
- a CDS encoding menaquinone biosynthesis family protein produces MQLGYSFCPNDTFIFYALSHGKIATPAPVVEVLEDVETLNVWAMEGRLPLTKISYAAYGRLRERYVALRSGGALGRGVGPLLVAREPLGDLRGKRIAIPGRHTTAFLLLSLRDEGFIPVEMRYDRIMPAVQAGEVDAGLIIHESRFTYPRYGLVKVLDLGEWWEGETGLPLPLGAILARRDLGEPTIRALDRAVRQSLEYAYAHPQETVAYIKQHALELEDEVIWAHIRTYVNDFSLDVGEEGERAVRELFRRAEGRGLLPRQSQPAFLI; encoded by the coding sequence ATGCAGCTCGGCTACTCCTTCTGCCCCAACGACACCTTCATCTTCTATGCCCTTTCCCACGGCAAGATCGCCACACCCGCCCCGGTGGTAGAGGTGTTGGAGGACGTCGAAACCCTCAATGTCTGGGCTATGGAAGGCAGGTTGCCCCTGACCAAGATCAGCTACGCCGCTTACGGACGCCTGCGCGAGCGCTACGTGGCCCTGCGCTCGGGCGGGGCGCTGGGGCGTGGGGTGGGGCCGCTGCTGGTGGCTAGGGAACCGCTGGGCGACCTGCGGGGCAAGCGCATCGCCATTCCCGGGCGCCACACCACGGCCTTCCTGCTGCTGAGCTTGCGCGACGAGGGTTTCATCCCCGTCGAGATGCGCTACGACCGCATCATGCCCGCCGTGCAGGCCGGCGAGGTAGACGCCGGCCTCATCATCCACGAGTCGCGCTTCACCTACCCTCGCTACGGGCTGGTCAAGGTGCTCGACCTGGGTGAGTGGTGGGAGGGCGAAACCGGTCTGCCGCTCCCCCTGGGCGCGATCCTGGCCCGGCGCGACCTGGGTGAGCCCACCATTCGCGCCCTCGACCGCGCCGTGAGGCAGAGCCTCGAGTACGCCTACGCCCACCCCCAGGAGACCGTGGCCTACATCAAGCAGCACGCCCTCGAGCTGGAGGACGAGGTGATCTGGGCGCACATCCGCACCTACGTCAACGATTTCTCGCTGGACGTGGGGGAGGAGGGCGAGCGCGCGGTGCGCGAGCTGTTTCGGCGGGCGGAGGGGCGGGGACTGCTGCCCAGACAGTCCCAGCCAGCTTTCCTGATTTAA
- the tgt gene encoding tRNA guanosine(34) transglycosylase Tgt yields MFSFAITARAGRARTGVFETPHGPVQTPLFMPVGTLGSVKGISPRELREIGSQVVLGNTYHLLLRPGPERVRALGGLHRFAAYPGPWLTDSGGFQVMSLGHMRRIGEEGVVFQSHINGDLIELSPEKSVAVQEALGADVIMAFDECPPYPATREYLEESIERTLRWLERCLKAKTRPDQALFAIAQGGVDLRLRRRSAEATVPFDTPGFAIGGLAVGEPKEAMYPAVELSTRLLPEHKPRYLMGVGHPEDLVASVALGVDMFDCVYPTRTGRFGYALIPEGRLNLKLTRHLDDPNPIDPECDCYACRHFSRAYLAHLVRADEMLGLRMLSLHNLRYLHRLMEQARAAIREGCYGAFAREFAHRRFGGEVPGWFRRALEEGGHWA; encoded by the coding sequence GTGTTTTCTTTCGCGATCACCGCTCGAGCCGGCCGCGCCCGCACCGGCGTGTTCGAAACCCCCCACGGCCCCGTGCAAACCCCGCTGTTCATGCCGGTGGGCACCCTGGGCAGCGTGAAGGGAATCAGTCCACGGGAATTGCGGGAGATCGGCAGCCAGGTCGTTCTGGGCAACACCTACCACCTGCTGCTGCGCCCCGGCCCCGAGCGGGTGCGGGCCCTGGGCGGCCTGCACCGCTTCGCCGCCTACCCTGGCCCCTGGCTCACCGACTCCGGCGGCTTCCAGGTGATGAGCCTGGGCCATATGCGCCGCATCGGCGAGGAGGGGGTGGTGTTCCAGAGTCACATCAACGGCGACCTCATCGAGCTTTCGCCCGAGAAGAGCGTGGCCGTGCAGGAGGCGCTGGGCGCCGACGTCATCATGGCCTTCGACGAGTGCCCACCCTACCCCGCCACCCGCGAGTACCTCGAGGAGTCCATCGAGCGCACGCTGCGCTGGCTCGAGCGCTGCCTAAAAGCCAAGACCCGCCCGGATCAGGCCCTCTTCGCCATCGCGCAAGGTGGGGTGGATCTGAGGTTGCGCCGCCGGAGCGCCGAGGCCACCGTGCCCTTCGACACCCCCGGTTTCGCCATCGGCGGGCTGGCGGTGGGGGAGCCCAAGGAGGCCATGTACCCGGCGGTGGAGCTCTCCACCCGGCTCCTTCCCGAGCACAAGCCCCGCTACCTCATGGGGGTGGGCCACCCCGAGGATTTGGTGGCCTCGGTGGCGCTGGGTGTGGACATGTTCGACTGCGTGTACCCCACCCGCACCGGGCGCTTCGGCTACGCCCTCATCCCCGAGGGGCGGCTCAACCTCAAACTCACCCGCCACCTCGACGACCCCAACCCCATCGACCCGGAGTGCGACTGCTACGCCTGCCGCCACTTCAGTCGGGCCTATCTGGCCCACCTGGTCCGCGCCGACGAGATGCTGGGCTTGCGCATGCTCTCGCTGCACAACCTGCGCTACCTGCACCGCCTGATGGAGCAGGCCAGGGCCGCCATCCGGGAGGGGTGCTACGGCGCGTTCGCCCGCGAGTTCGCCCACAGGCGCTTCGGCGGCGAGGTGCCGGGCTGGTTCCGGCGGGCGCTGGAGGAGGGTGGGCACTGGGCGTAG